The proteins below come from a single uncultured Fusobacterium sp. genomic window:
- a CDS encoding PTS sugar transporter subunit IIB — translation MGLFSKLFKGNNEENKEIKKEEVNNQEITSEKKGNKYKAIIACGSGVATSTMARKKIEKGFEDRGLKIEILQCKIGELENLAKAQKPDFVIHTVVLPQGLSFDCPVFSGVPFLTGVGLTKALDEIINSLK, via the coding sequence ATGGGATTATTCAGTAAGTTATTTAAAGGAAATAATGAAGAAAATAAAGAAATAAAAAAAGAGGAAGTAAATAATCAAGAAATTACAAGTGAAAAAAAAGGAAATAAATATAAAGCAATAATAGCTTGTGGAAGTGGAGTTGCAACTTCAACAATGGCAAGAAAAAAAATAGAAAAAGGATTTGAAGACAGAGGATTAAAAATAGAAATTCTTCAATGTAAAATAGGCGAATTAGAAAATTTAGCAAAAGCTCAAAAACCAGATTTTGTAATTCATACTGTTGTATTACCACAAGGTTTGAGCTTTGATTGTCCTGTTTTTTCAGGAGTTCCTTTTTTAACAGGAGTAGGGTTAACTAAAGCATTGGATGAAATAATAAATAGTTTAAAATAG
- a CDS encoding PTS sugar transporter subunit IIA, whose product MFEDKYIFRIDEKLTRDEVLEKIGKVFYEDGIVKKGFIEAIKKREETFPTGLVLEGGTKTAISHSDDEYVIKDKIAIVISKNPITFKSIEDLNKNIECHIFFVMALTKENKNDILVVLMNLFEEYEKVLEKFEKMTNQEILEFLL is encoded by the coding sequence ATGTTTGAAGATAAGTATATTTTTAGAATAGATGAAAAATTAACAAGAGATGAAGTATTAGAAAAAATTGGAAAGGTTTTTTATGAAGATGGAATAGTAAAAAAAGGTTTTATTGAAGCAATAAAAAAGAGAGAAGAAACTTTTCCAACTGGTTTAGTTTTAGAAGGTGGAACTAAAACTGCAATATCACATTCAGATGATGAATATGTAATAAAAGATAAAATAGCAATAGTAATAAGCAAAAATCCAATTACTTTTAAAAGTATTGAGGATTTGAATAAAAATATAGAATGTCATATTTTCTTTGTTATGGCATTAACAAAAGAAAATAAGAATGATATTTTAGTTGTTTTAATGAACTTATTTGAAGAATATGAAAAAGTTTTAGAAAAATTTGAAAAAATGACAAATCAAGAGATATTAGAGTTTTTATTATAA
- a CDS encoding L-fuculose-phosphate aldolase: MILQTEREKVVKYLNLLIEKGLTKGTGGNISIYNREKNLVAISPSSVPYNILTPYDIMVVDLNGKVVDGNPDYKPSSETEMHLSAYRNREDFSAFIHTHAMYCTTIACLRESLKAVDYMLAITGTNEVKCAEYATFGTPELAKNATEAIRGAKACLLANHGVNVGAEDIENAFAITEYVEFCAELYVKAKAIGEPVILSKEEIDKHIEKFGSYCKL, translated from the coding sequence ATGATTTTACAAACTGAAAGAGAAAAAGTAGTAAAATATTTAAATTTATTAATTGAAAAGGGATTAACTAAAGGAACAGGAGGAAATATTTCTATTTACAATAGAGAAAAAAATTTAGTGGCAATTTCTCCAAGTAGTGTACCATATAATATTTTAACTCCATATGATATTATGGTTGTTGATTTAAATGGAAAAGTAGTAGATGGAAATCCAGATTATAAACCATCATCAGAAACAGAAATGCATTTAAGTGCATATAGAAATAGAGAAGATTTTAGTGCATTTATTCATACTCATGCAATGTATTGTACAACAATTGCTTGTTTAAGAGAATCATTAAAAGCAGTTGATTATATGTTAGCAATTACAGGAACAAATGAAGTGAAATGTGCAGAATATGCAACATTTGGAACTCCAGAATTAGCTAAAAATGCTACAGAAGCTATAAGAGGAGCTAAAGCATGTCTATTAGCAAATCATGGAGTAAATGTAGGAGCTGAAGATATAGAAAATGCTTTTGCTATTACAGAATATGTAGAATTTTGTGCTGAGTTATATGTTAAAGCAAAAGCAATAGGAGAACCAGTAATTTTGTCAAAAGAAGAAATAGATAAACATATTGAAAAGTTTGGATCATATTGTAAATTATAA